One Armatimonadota bacterium genomic window carries:
- a CDS encoding S8 family serine peptidase, whose translation MFTLALTFSAALAGGELPIVVEGELCHPNRLLVKAPVSRVASVAPAAGLKVLKGLPEIGWSVVQVPDGRLRQAKAWLAAQAGVQEVEFDRAAKLAYEPNDPLWPDQWHMRSIRADKAWDIDKGNSSVVVAVIDTGVLRTHEDLASNMWENTAEIAGNGLDDDGNGYIDDRYGWDFAYNDNDPEDVWGHGTPCAGLVAAVQDNSKGGSGVAPRARIMAIKACNHDGYLFDSYLVPGYVYAANMGAKVFSMSFFSDRVSQAEKAAMDYAVSLGVLPVAAAGNASSVVPFYPGAYENVLSVAAVNGSNQRSWFSDYGSWVDVAAPGEGLTTTGSGGGYGGFGGTSGACPHVAGAAALLFAAGGSPTAEQVRTALEDTATTLDQPPYGEFANYGLINVQSALQALLAGSTTPKPAVVRYVSTMGRGPAVTGIGTAGSQRARIYGRGFQALTNLIVKRGGKSVPVVGRSRDWVDFTISPKQTGDLTVWNGPVLVATVPNPPSLRTCHPLVEASEPSAWVDGGFFQTVVDDGQEMVGHPDGNNEIVLQGTFRNLTTVQTNTLRINRRYSAAGGTEYLQLYDWTSNSYPYGNWVTVWSGAPGTSPSTTAIGVAQFWKYVDFEKTTYFRLYATGIPAGTTVSIDSLRIEDGL comes from the coding sequence ATGTTCACCCTGGCTCTCACGTTCTCGGCCGCGTTGGCCGGAGGAGAGCTCCCCATCGTCGTCGAGGGAGAGCTGTGTCATCCAAACCGTCTTTTGGTCAAGGCACCCGTTAGCCGGGTGGCCTCGGTCGCGCCGGCTGCCGGACTGAAAGTCCTGAAAGGCCTTCCTGAGATCGGGTGGTCCGTCGTCCAAGTCCCAGACGGCCGCCTCCGACAAGCCAAAGCCTGGCTGGCAGCCCAAGCGGGCGTCCAAGAGGTCGAGTTCGACCGGGCGGCCAAGCTGGCCTACGAACCGAACGATCCGCTTTGGCCGGACCAGTGGCACATGCGCTCGATCCGCGCGGACAAAGCGTGGGACATCGACAAAGGCAACAGCAGCGTCGTCGTCGCGGTCATCGATACGGGGGTCCTTCGGACTCACGAAGACCTGGCCTCCAACATGTGGGAGAACACTGCCGAGATCGCGGGCAACGGTCTGGACGACGACGGTAACGGCTATATCGACGACCGCTACGGCTGGGACTTCGCCTACAACGACAACGATCCCGAGGACGTCTGGGGGCACGGCACCCCTTGCGCGGGCCTCGTGGCCGCCGTCCAGGACAACAGCAAGGGCGGGTCGGGCGTCGCCCCTCGCGCCCGCATCATGGCGATCAAGGCCTGCAACCACGACGGTTACCTTTTCGACTCGTACCTCGTTCCCGGTTATGTCTATGCGGCGAACATGGGCGCAAAGGTGTTCTCGATGAGCTTCTTCTCCGACCGCGTCAGCCAAGCGGAGAAGGCGGCGATGGACTATGCGGTGTCGTTGGGCGTCCTCCCCGTCGCGGCGGCAGGCAACGCTTCCAGCGTCGTCCCCTTCTATCCTGGGGCCTACGAGAACGTCTTGAGCGTAGCGGCCGTGAACGGCTCGAACCAACGGTCGTGGTTCTCCGATTATGGTTCTTGGGTCGACGTCGCCGCTCCCGGAGAGGGACTGACGACGACCGGCTCGGGCGGAGGCTATGGCGGTTTCGGCGGAACGAGCGGGGCTTGCCCGCACGTCGCGGGCGCGGCCGCCCTCTTGTTCGCCGCAGGAGGCTCGCCGACGGCGGAACAGGTCCGGACCGCCTTGGAAGACACGGCCACGACGCTCGACCAGCCGCCCTACGGCGAGTTCGCGAACTACGGCCTCATCAACGTCCAGTCGGCCCTGCAGGCCTTGCTCGCCGGATCGACGACGCCCAAGCCTGCGGTCGTGAGGTACGTGTCGACGATGGGCCGGGGGCCCGCCGTCACCGGAATCGGGACCGCCGGCTCTCAAAGGGCTCGGATCTACGGTCGCGGCTTCCAAGCTCTGACCAATCTGATCGTGAAGCGCGGCGGTAAGTCCGTACCTGTCGTCGGGCGCTCCCGGGACTGGGTCGACTTTACGATCTCGCCGAAGCAGACGGGAGACCTGACGGTCTGGAACGGCCCGGTCCTCGTCGCGACGGTGCCGAACCCGCCCTCCCTCCGGACGTGCCATCCGCTCGTCGAAGCCTCGGAACCCTCGGCATGGGTCGACGGCGGGTTTTTCCAGACGGTCGTCGACGACGGTCAGGAGATGGTCGGTCATCCCGATGGAAACAATGAGATCGTCCTTCAAGGGACGTTCCGCAACTTGACGACCGTCCAGACGAACACTTTGCGGATCAACCGCAGGTATTCAGCGGCGGGCGGTACAGAGTACTTGCAGCTCTACGACTGGACGAGCAACAGCTATCCCTATGGCAACTGGGTCACGGTCTGGAGCGGCGCACCGGGGACGTCCCCTTCGACCACCGCCATCGGTGTTGCGCAGTTCTGGAAGTACGTCGACTTCGAGAAGACGACCTATTTCCGGCTTTATGCGACAGGCATCCCGGCCGGAACGACCGTCTCGATCGACAGCCTTCGCATCGAAGACGGACTTTGA